CTGGATTCTTCCCATTCTTCACACTGGGTGCAATGATCATCATTTTGACTGTGCTTGGTCGAGTGGCCTGTGGTTGGATCTGTCCTATTGGTACAATTCAGGACTTTGCGACTTTGCCAAAACGTACCAAGATTCGTCCAGCACCTAATACCGAGAAGGAGATGCGTCGAGTTAAAGGTTACATCTTTATCATCGTGTTCTTTCTGATGGCATGGGTTGGAATTACAAGGCTACTAGGAACGTCGGATGACCTTGTTGCGGTCTTGGGTATATTTGCAGATGCAGCCTTTGATCCGTTCAATCCCGCCTACATACTCTTTGTTGTCATTCCTCAGCAGGTCTGGCCTACTGGTGTTGATACACTCTGGTACCTCTCACTCTGGCCCACGACCGTGTGGTTGCAGATTGGCTTTGTGAGCTTTGTGTTCATCGTGTCCATCTGGTTCCCACGTTGGTTCTGCCGCTGGCTCTGTCCTGCCGGATGGTTGTATGGACTCTTCTCCCGTGACGCATTGATAGGTATCGGCCGGAACCCAGCACGATGCACTCCGGACACATGTAATGTCTGTGAGGTCGTCTGCCCCATGAATATTCGAATCCGCGACTTTCCATATGATCACATGTATAGTGCTGATTGCATTCTTTGTCTTGAGTGCAAGAGTCATTGTCCAAACAAAGCAATCGAGTTGCGGTTCTCCTAATACTGCCAATGCAGTTCAAGACCGCCTTCAACCATGTTTGGAGGCGGCTCT
This Candidatus Thorarchaeota archaeon DNA region includes the following protein-coding sequences:
- a CDS encoding 4Fe-4S binding protein, giving the protein MAEDAERSEVDEVPEETRPSETKETTTPEPKKAEKKKKSLKLRNPVGFIFNIRMLRRIVQILFFLGINGYIFAAWWGNDAITAFWESFRNVLPTLPILAPLEAPFGVIAGSFDTMQRELSSGFFPFFTLGAMIIILTVLGRVACGWICPIGTIQDFATLPKRTKIRPAPNTEKEMRRVKGYIFIIVFFLMAWVGITRLLGTSDDLVAVLGIFADAAFDPFNPAYILFVVIPQQVWPTGVDTLWYLSLWPTTVWLQIGFVSFVFIVSIWFPRWFCRWLCPAGWLYGLFSRDALIGIGRNPARCTPDTCNVCEVVCPMNIRIRDFPYDHMYSADCILCLECKSHCPNKAIELRFS